The genomic segment GAAACCATCTCCGGTCGGGATTTGATTGAACGCGGAACGCGACAAGCCCAGCGATTCGGGGCGGAAGTGCTCTGTGACCGGGTTCTCTCCATCCACCAGGAGGAAAAGGATCGCTTTCACATCCGGACGGAGCAGGCCGAGTATCGCGCCTGGGCGGTGATTCTTTCCACCGGCGTGGCCAGGGTTCGGCCCGGCATCGAGAATCTTTCCGAGTATGAAGGCAAAGGTGTTTCCTATTGTGTCAGCTGCGATGGGTTCTTTTTTCGCCAAAAGGCGGTCATGGTCCTGGGGGAGGGCAATTTCGCCGCGAACCAGGCCCTGGAGCTGCTCCATTACACGCCTGATGTCCGGATTTGCACCCAGGGCAAGGACGTGGATATGGGTGAAGAGTTTCAGAGCAGGCTCCAACAGGCCGGCATCCCTGTGATCCAGAACAAGATTGCCAGGCTGGAAGGGGCTGACGGATTGGCGGCTGTGCGATACGTCGATGGCGGGCAGGATGCGGTGGCCGGGCTCTTCATCGCCATGGGCCAGGCAGGGACGTCGGATTTCGCCATCAGTCTTGGATTGGTGATGCGCAAACATTTCATTGAAGTGGATGACCATCAGCGGACCAATATCCCCGGCCTGTTTGCCGCTGGAGACTGTGTCGGACGATTCCTGCAGATCAGCGTGGCTGTGGGCGAGGGGGCGCTGGCGGCCCGGGCCGCCATTGAGCACGTCAAATCGGTTCGGCCAAAATGAGCGGTTTTTGGGGATGTTTTGGATGACGCTGAGAGTCTTGACAGTATCGTCATTCTCGGGATAGTTCTTATCTCTTTTGCAATTTCAAGAAGGGCCTATAGCTCAGTTGGTAGAGCCACCGGCTCATAACCGGCAGGTCCCAGGTTCAAGTCCTGGTAGGCCCACCACAGAGGATTCTGGTGCCGCAGGAGCATACCCCGTTTGACCACCCTGTTCAAAAAATGTTCGCCGTTCTTACGAGAGGTGTTTCTTGGAAAAGTTTATCCGGGAAACACCTTTTTTTTGTCTTTTTTCAGGAAGACAGGCCATTTTTAGCATATGGAGCGCAGAGAATAGATGCAGGTTCGGGCCCTGATAGCTGAGATAGAGGCGTTGGCGCCACCGCACTGGGCGGCGGCCTGGGACCAAAGCGGGGTGCAGGCTGCTGTCGAGAGGCAAGATGTGCGCAGGTTGGGTGTTGGTTTGGATCCGACACCTGAGATGATCGAACAGGCCCTGGCCTGGGGGGCGGATTTTCTTTTGGTGCACCACCCCGTGGCCATGAAGCCGGAACTGCCTGCCCGGGAGAATGGGTATGCCAAGGTGCTGGGAATGGTGTTTCGGCATAATGTCTGGCTCTATGCCGCGCATACAAGTCTGGATGTCCAGCCCCGCGGGCCGGTACGCTGGCTGGCGCGGGAATTGGGTTTGGAAAATCTCGGGGTTCTTGAGGAAACCGGGCGGCGTGCGGGGCGGTGGTTTCGGATTTTGGGGCATGCCGGGCAGCTTGAAGAGCTTGCCCGAAACCTCGCCGAATATCCGGGCGTCGAGGTCTATCCGTGCGGGGCACGGGCATTGGAGGTGGTGGCCGCCCCAGGAAGCGACCACCAGATCTTTCGAGCCGTTTCCGAGGGGGGGGGGCTGCTGCATGTGGTCTCCCAGGAACTGGACATGCCTGTAGAACCTCTCGGGTTCGGTTTCGTGGGGGATTTAGGGCAGCCTTTGCCCTGGAACGCCTTTGCCGCGAACCTGGAGCGGATTCTGGGAGGACCTCCAAGGAGTCTGGCCGGGGAAGCACCGGTCATGGTGCGCCGGGTAGCATGCTGTCCAGGATCCGGGGCTTCGCTGCTGGGGCGGGTCGGCCAGACAGGGGCGCAGGTTTATGTGACCGGCGACGTGAAATATCACGATGCCCAGGCCGCACGGGAGCAGGGGATTTTGGTGGTGGACGTGGGTCACTTTGCCCTTGAGGAGCGAATGATGCGGGAATTCGCCGAGACGCTTCGGCACATCCTGGCTCCCCAGGGAGTGGACGTGGCTTTTTTTGTTGGAAGCGACCCTTTGCGCCGAGGGTATGGCAATGGCCACTCGGGTTTTGGGGAAAAGCATCCGCAATGAGTGGAGAAAATCAGGAAGCAGCGGATTATGGACCGGTAAGGAGGGAAGGACATTGAGCTTGTATTTGAAACAGGTCGAGCAGTTGGTTGCGTTACAGATGATTGATGACGAGATCATGCAGTTGAACACATTCCTGAAAAGTGCTCCTGCCGAGATGGAGCGGATGGAGTCGCGCCTTCTTGAGCTGAAAGAAACGGTGGCGCACCTCAAGGAGACGATCGCCATGATCGTTACGCAGCGGGACCAGTTGGACAGGGATATCGAAGACACCGGGATGAAGATCAAGAAAAGCAAGAACAAGCTGATGATGGTCAATAATTCCAAGGAGCATCAGGCCATGATGCGCGAGATCGACAACTTGGAAAAGACCAACCGCGGCCGGGAAGAGGAAAAAATTTCGCTCTTGGAGGAACTCGCGAGACAGGAGGAAAGCCTGGCGGCCTCACAGTCCGAGCTGACGGCCTTGCAGCAGGAGATTTCCCAGAAAAAGAAGCAGATCAACCAGAAGCTGCAGTCGGCCAAGGCCCGGTTGGAGACACTGCAGGGATTACGCGCTGGAGCCGAGGAGGTTGTCCCCAAGCCGATCCTCAGTCGGTATCAATTCATCCGGGCCCGGCTTTCCCAGCCGGTGGTGGTTTCCGTGGGCGAGGGGATCTGCAAAGGGTGCAATATCAGCATTCCGCCGCAGACCTACAATGTGCTGCAGAAAGGAGAGCAGATTCTCAGTTGTCCCAACTGCCAACGGATCATTTACTGGTCCGAGCACTTTGCCAAGGAAGAGGAAACGGAAGAAAGCAAGGCCGCGGCGGCCTGATTTTCGGCTTGATTCCAGATCCTCCGCACCCCAAGGCGCCCTCTGCATGATCTTGCGGAAACGGCTTTGACCTGCGCGAGGCGCTGTCTTATATAGCGGATTGGGAGTCGGGCAGGCTGTCGCCCCGCGCTCACTTTGCCCTGGGAATTGATCTTCTTGAGACCTTTTTTCCAGGCAAAGTGAGCGCGGGGAGGAAAGTCCGGGCTCCATAGGGCAGGACGCTGGATAACGTCCAGTGGGGGCGACCCCAGGAAAGTGCCACAGAAAACAGACCGCCCCGCACTCAGTTTGCCCTGGTAAAATGTCATTTCCAGACACTTTTCCTGGGCAAACTGAGTGCGGGGTAAGGGTGAAACGGTGGGGTAAGAGCCCACCAGTTGCCGCGGTGACGCGGCAAGCTCGGCAAACCCCGTTCGGAGCAAGACCAAATAGGAGGACGTCCGAGGCCGGCCCGGCCAAAGTCCTCGGGTAGGTTGCTGGAGGCCGGAAGCAATTCCGGCCCAAGAGGAATGACAGCCGCCCCGCGCTCACTTTGCCTTGACCACCTATCAAGAAACATGAGGATAGCACAGGCAACGTGAGCGCGGGGAGACAGAACCCGGCTTATCGCCCGACTCCCCTTTTCATTTGTCATTTTTTCATGCCCCCCATTCCCTTGCGACCACCAAATACTTCCACACTCCACCCCTGGGCCGTTGTCCTGGCCGCCGGCAAAAGTTCCCGCCTGGGAGAGGCCGGTGTAGAGACCAGGAAACAGTTTTTGCAATGGCAGGGTGTCCCGCTGTTTTGGCACAGCGTGCGGGTTTTCGCCCGCACGGCCGGGCTGCGTGGGGTGGTGGTGGTTTTTCCCGCTGAGGAACTGGCGACAGGCGAGGCCTGGGTGCGCCGGCTCATTGATGCAGAGCAGCCGGGAATCCCCGTAACGGTTGTGCAAGGGGGCACGCTTCGCCAGGATTCGGTCCGGCATGGATTGGCCGGTCTTCCCCGTGAGTGTGACGTTGTGTTCGTCCATGATGCCGCTCGACCGTTTGTTCGGCCTGCCCTGGTGGTTCGTTTGTTGACCGAACTGCGGGATACGTCCGCGGTGGGGGTTGTCCCCGGCCTGCCTGTGACCGACACCGTGAAGCAGGTTCATGAAGGCCGGGTGCTGTCCACCCCGGATCGGGCCTCGTTGCAGGCTGTCCAGACCCCACAAGTTTTCCTGCGCGTGCTTCTTGAAAAAGCCCACCAACATTGCCGGCAATACGGATGGACGGTCACGGACGACGCCTCGGTGGTGGAGCGGTTGGGCGCTGAAGTCCGGGTCGTGCCCGGTGACGTCGGCAACATCAAGATCACCCACCCGGATGACCTTAACCTGCTCAAGGAGCTTACCGTGCCGGCCATATCCGTACCCTGCGTGGGCTTTGGCTACGACGTGCATCGCTTCGGTCCGGGACGCCCGCTGCGATTGGGTGGCGTTCCGTTTCCCGGTGCTCCGGAAATCATCGCCCACTCCGATGGGGATGTGCTCCTGCACGCCCTGGCCGACGCCCTTTTGGGGTGTCTGGGGAAAGGCGACATTGGCGAGTTGTTTCCGGATTCGGACGCCCGGTATGCCGGGATTGACAGTGCCGTCCTGGTATCCGAAGTCCTGGAGCTGGTCCGCCGCGGTGGGCTTCAATTGACCCATGTGGATTTGACCATTGTCGCCCAGGTGCCGAAGGTCGCCCCCCGGCGGGAGGAAATCCGGCGCAATGTGGCCAGGCTGCTGGAGCTGGAATATGGTCAGATCGGGGTCAAGGCCAGTACGGAAGAAGGTTTGGGCTTTACCGGCGCCAAACAGGGTATCAAGGCCATGGCCGTGGTCACGGCCATGCGTCCTTCTGGGCCCAAAAACGCTGAACACTGACGAGACCAAGTGAGTCGTTATGCTTTTATACAACAGTTTGCATGGAAAAAAAGAACCCTTTGCGCCGTTGCGGGAGGACCACGTTCGTCTCTACGTTTGCGGAATCACGGCATATGATTATTGCCATATCGGTCATGCCCGGTCGGCCGTGGTGTTCGATGTCCTGGTCCGGTACCTGCGTTTCCGCGGCTGGAAGGTCACCTTTGTCCGTAACTTTACGGATATCGACGACAAGATCATTGCCCGGGCAGCTGCCGAGGGCATCAGTCCGGAAGCCGTGGCAGAGAAATACATCGCCGCATTCTACGAGGATATGGACCACCTCGGCATTCTGCGCGCGGATTTTGAACCGCGGGCTACCGAGCATATTCCCGGCATGATCCGACTCTCGGAATCGCTCATCGCCAAGGGATATGCCTATGCCACGGACCAGGGCGACGTCTATTTCCGTGTGCGATCCTTTCCTGGCTATGGTCGGCTGTCCGGTCGAAATATCGAGGAAATGCGCTCCGGCGCCCGTGTGGAGCCGGGTGAAAGCAAGGAGGATCCTCTGGACTTTGCCCTCTGGAAATCCACAAAACCTGGAGAACCGTCTTGGTCGAGTCCTTGGGGCCCCGGACGTCCGGGGTGGCATCTGGAGTGTTCGGTGATGAGCGAGGAGCTTTTGGGCCTGCCGCTGGATATACATGGCGGAGGCCAGGATCTGACCTTTCCGCACCATGAGAACGAGATGGCTCAGTCCATGGCGGACACGGGCAAGGAGTTCGCCCGTTTCTGGGTGCATAACGGCTTTGTGCAGGTCAATGCCGAGAAGATGTCCAAGTCTCTGGGCAATTTTGTGACGATTCGGGATATTCTGGCCAAATTCCAGCCCGAAGTTCTGCGTTTTTTTCTGGTCTCCAAACACTATCGCAGCCCCTTGGATTTTTCATATTCCTCCATGGAGGAGTCGGAAAAGGCTTTGCAACGTATCTACCAGACCATTGCCCTGCTCCAGGAGCACGGCGGGCGTTCCAAATGGAGCAATGCGGAGCTGCCGCCCGAGATGATGGCCGAGCTGACCACCCTGGAGAATGAATGGACCCGCTCCATGGCAGACGATGTGAATACTGCCGGGGCGCTGGGACATGTTTTTGGTGCCGTGCGGTTGGCCAACCGCATGCTGGAAAACAAGGGCTGGCAGAAGAGCAGCGGCGGTCGCGACCTGGGGGCGCGAATCCTGCATGATCTCCAAAAGTGGGGGCAGGTCATGGGGGTGTTTGCGGACAAGCCGGAACAATGGCTGGAGCAGTTGAAACAGACCCGGATCTTGCGCAACAACCTGGATGTCTCCCAGGTGGAGCAGCTGCTTGCCGCCCGACAGGATGCCCGTCTGGCCAGGGATTTCCAACGGGCCGACACGCTGCGCGCCGAACTGAGCACCATGGGCGTAGCGGTCCGGGACACACCGGACGGTCAACGTTGGGACGTACTCTAGCCATTATTGATGGTGGCAACATTCGGCAGCGATCGTCTTCCTCACCGAAAAAATTGTCGGGATGGTTCAGAATTGGGTGACAAATCTGTGTATGGGGATTGGTTGCCCCACTGTAGGGGCGCACCTGTGTGTGCGCCCATTGGAGATTTCGCCTTAACCCGTAATGGGCGGACACACAGGTCCGCCCCTACGGCACAACGTCACCCGTCACGGTCAATCCGGATGTCCGAAAAAAAGTAAACAAAATAATTCGACGTATGAACCATCCCAAATTGTCCGCCATTGATTCCACATGCACATTTTTTCAACACGGAGTCGTTCGTACGAATCTGCTGGATTTGATGGCAGCTTGGGGCAGCCCACCCAAAGACGGAGTGTACACCCGTCGCGTGCACCTGGAGGGAGATGGGGGCGTGTCAGCACACTGGATGGAACCTCAAACTCCCTGAGTCGGTCATGAGAACGTTGCGCGAACAGGCCGAGGCCCGGATTACCGAGCACGATCTTCTGCCCGTGGAGAAGATGTCCCCGGCGGAGATCAAGGAACTGATCCATGATTACCAGGTGCATCAGTTCGAATTGCAGATCCAGAACGAAGAGCTGCGACGGACGCAGAATCTGCTTGAACAGGCCAGAGACCGTTTCGATCAGCTCTTCAACGTCGCTCCTGTCGGCTATTTGGTGCTGGAGGATCACGGTGTGATCCTCCAGGTCAACGAGACCTTTGCCAATATGGTCGGCCTCCCGGTGCAGAAGATTCATGGACAGTCTCTGAGCAACTTTCTTTCCCCCGAGGATCGCAAGATTTTTTTGGGACGATTCCGGGCATTTTTCCGGAGTCCGGATGGAAAAGTCATGGATCTGGCCCTGGCCGGAGTCGAGGGTGTCCTGCCGGTCCGTTGCATCGGCCGACGGGAGTATGGGGCAATGCCCTCCGCTTCATGGGGGGAGCAGGCTTTTCTGCTATTGATTCTCAGTGACATTCGCGGACAGGTTGCGGCCGAGGAGGCCCTGCGCCGCAGCGAGGAGCGCAACCGGGCAATGTTGCGGGCTGTTCCGGACGCTATGTTTTTGCATTGTCGCAGCGGAGCCTACCTTGACTGCCGTTCCTCCAACCCGGATCAACTCCCAGCCTCTCCCGAAACCTTGTCCGGCAAGCGACTGGACGAGGTCCTGCCTCTTGACCTTGCCGAGGAAATGTTGGGTCGATTCGCGGATGCCATGGCTTCCGGGGAGACCCAGATGCTGGAGTATGAGCTGGACCAGGGTCTTGGAAAACGAGTTTTCGAGGCCCGGATTACCCCGGTAGATGCCCAACAACTCCTGACCATTGTTCGTGATGTGACCCAGCAGCGCAAAATGGAAGATGTGCTCTTGCGACGCGAACGCGAATTCCGAGGTCTCTCGGAAAGGCTGCAGTTGGAGTTGTCACGACGGGAGCACCTGGAGGAACTCAAGGACAATGTGGCCCGGATCGTGCGTCACGACTTGAAGAGTCCGCTCAATGCGGTGATCAATCTGCCGTCGCTCATCGCGGAGTCGGAAACGCTCTCTGACCATGGCCTGGAAATGCTGAGCATGATCAGTATCTCCGGACACAAGATGCTGAATCTGCTCAATGAATCCGTACAGCTCTACAAGCTGGAGGCCGGGGACTACACTTTTCAGGGGGAATGGCTGGAGCTGGATCAGGAGATCCATCGGGTCGGACAGGAAGTGGAACATCTGCTTCGGAGAAAGCGGATTCAGCTGCATATCGAACATGGAAAACACGGCACTGAACAGATGGACACGTCCCGGGTTTATGGAGACAAGGCCATTCTGCCGTTTTTGTTGTCCAATTTGATCAAAAATGCCGTTGAAGCCGCACCGGAGGACACCACCGTCACGGTTCGGGTAGCCATGGACCTCCCACCGGAACGCCATGAACCGGAGATCCGATTGGAACTGCATAACTGGGGTACGGTTCCCGAAGCGATTCGGAGCACGTTTTTTGAGAAGTACGCCACCCATGGAAAACCAGACGGCACCGGCTTGGGCACGTACTCGGCCATGCTCATCGCCCAGGCCCATCGCGGAACCATTGCCATGACCACCTCCGACGAGCGGGGGACGACCATTACCATCCGCTTGCCGCAACCAGTATCCTCGGCATGAGGGCGCAGCCTGGAGGTTGGATTGTGACGACACCCCTTTTCGTGCGGATCTGTTGCTGCCTGGCTGTGGCGTTGATGGTATCCGCGTGCGCGCCCAAATTGCCGCCGCCGGGCGAGGTCCTGGACCTGCGCCTGCTGCCCCAGAACGCTGCCCGTTACGTGCCCATGCCGGAGGATAACCAGCCCCTGATTTCTCCCATGCAGCAGGAGCAATTGGCCCAAACATTTCGCACGCGATACTTTGCGCCGTGGGATGACCGGGAAGTGAGTAGTGATGATGGTCCGGACCTGTTCTGGGGATTACGCCGCTACCGGGACAGGATTGTTTTTGGTGAAAATCTTCTGCCTGTCCCGGAGGGTTGGCTGGAAGAGATGACCCGGCGCACTGCACCGGATTCCTTTCCCGCCCTGGTCCATCCGGCGGTGACCGTCACCCCGACGTCGCTTCGCGTTTTGCCGTCCCATAAGCCGGTATTCAACAATCCAGCTGCGCCCGGACAGGGTTTTCCCTTTGACATGCTTCAGAATTCCCTGATCCCGGCGGGAACACCTGTTCGGGTGGTGCATGCCTCCCCGGACGGCGACTGGTATCTGGCAATGGCCCCGCACGTTTCCGGATGGGTGCGTCCCTGGGAAGTGGCCTGGGTGGATCAGCCCGTGATGGAAGCGATGCGGGATGCGGATCTGGTCGCGGTGACCCGTGATGGAGAGGTCCTGCGGACCGCGCAAGGCATGTATGCCCTGCACGGGCGAGTGGGCATGCTCCTGCCGCTGTGTCCTCTGCCCGCGCCTGCCGGGACCATTGCCGTGCAGGCTCCGCAACGTCGGGCCGACGGGTGGGCGGAGCTCAAATGCGGCTTTATCGCGGACAGCGCCATAGAATCCTGGCCACTGCCGGCAACTTGGGGCCGGTATGTTCGTGTTCTGGACGGCCTTCTGGGGCAACCCTACGGCTGGGGCGGAATGTATGAGAACCGGGACTGTTCCGCGCTGATCCAGGATGTGCAGGCTCTGTTTGGCATTGCTCTGCCCAGAAATTCCCGGGCCCAGGCTCTGGCGGGGAGGGTTGTGGATCTTGCAGGGCTTGATGCGGCACAAAAGGAACAACGCATACTGGAGCTTGGCGTGCCTTTATTAACCATCGTCAACATGCCGGGTCACGTGCTGCTGTACCTCGGTCCGGACCCGGTCTCAGGCCGCCCCGTGATGCTGCATGCCCTTTGGGGTTTGCGCATCCAGGAACCGCGAGCCTGGAGGGCGCAACACGCCACGCCCGGCCGTTGGGTTCTGGGGCGAACCGTGATCACCACGTTGACCCCCGGGGCGGAGCTTCCCGGACTGCTCAGGCCCGAAGGAATGCTGGTGGAGCGGGTAACCAGCATGACCATTCTGGTCGATCCATAGCCGCGGATCTCCTGCAAGGCTACCGCCCGTTTCAGACGGCCACGTTGCTTCTGGTCTTCAAGAGTCCCTTGGCCATGGACTCCATGGCATGCAAAAAGGAAAAGACCTGAAGCAGTTTGTGTAAATTGAACCGCCTGGTCACGCCGGCAGCCCGCAACTCTTCCAGACGCAACTCAAAGGCGTCCACGGCTTTTTCCAGTTCGTCCAGGGCGGCGTCACGGCCCTCGCCGATGGAAACCATGACTTCGCTCACTGCCTGGACCAGTTCCCGGACCTGGGCGGCCATGATGATCTCGTACCCCTCCCCCTCATCAAAATCGTTGAGCACGTGCAGCATGGCCCGCATTTGCTCCACGCAGTTTTCCAAAGCCGTCACCCGACGACTCAATGCATCGAGGTCCTCCGAGGAAACCAGCCGCTCGTGTCCCAGGGCTTTGGTCAGAAGTTCACGGGCCTGCCGGGATCTGGCGTTGATGTCGTGCAGCAGATCCGACGGTACTGCGGTTTGCCGGGAAAGAAAGGCTTCAACCAGTATCGTGGCGCAGCGTGATGCCTCGGCGAAATTGTCGCGCATTTGTTCACGCAAGGTGCTGCCGGCCCGGTGCGGCCAGATCAGGACCGTGACCAGGAACGCACTGCCGACCCCAATGCCGATTTCCAGGATGCGATAGATTCCGAAGAGGATTTTCCGCTCCTCTTCGCTGCCGGCGACCACGAGGATCACCACGGTGATCGCGGCCATGGTGTAGCGTGGGTTATAGCGGGTCATGTACGCGCAGAATCCGACGGACAGCAGCAATCCCAAAGCCGTGGGCCAGCCGGGGCCGGGGAGGGTCAGCAGCGTGAGCAATCCGATGGCTGCCCCAATGGCCGTTCCGGTCAGGCGATTCCAACACATTTGCAAGGAATCCGCGACGTTGATCTGCATGACGATCACCGCGGAAAGCACTCCCCAGAAGCCGTATGCCAGGCCGAAGGCCGTTACGATGGTGTAGGCCAGGACTGCGGCCAGGCCTGTTTTTATGCCGTGCCGCAGGTGCTCTGAGAAAAAACGATGTTGACCAATCCATGAAGCCACAGATTCCTCCTTGGAATTCCGGTGCCGTGGTTGTGCGCCTCCAGGGTAAAAATGGCAAGCCCGATGGGTCGGTGCAGCGGGAAGGCAGGAGCAGTTAGTTTTATTATTTTGAAATTCGTATGCAAAAGGGTAAAGCATTCAACTTGGGGTTGACGGAAACATGGCCATCCGGCATAGGGTTGCCTAAACTATGGTTGAGGAGGCCCGCAGGCTGCGGGAACGGGGAGAACCCGGCTTTTTTGTAACCCTTTCACCCTATTGGAGAAGGTATGCCTGATACCCTCCTGTTTATCCTGGTAGTGGTCCCGTTTATTGCGGCACTGGGACTCTACGCGCTGCGGATCGAATCCCTGCGCATGGTTTTGGTTTTGGCCACTGCGGTTCTCTTGACGGGTTCCTCGCTGGCCTTGTTCTCCCACGAAACCGTTGCCTTCTCAACGACGCTGCTGGGGGTCAATCCGCAGCCGTTGATCGTGCTCCTGGATTTCGTGGTGCTGTTCATCATCTTAGCGGTGGGGCTCAGCGCGAAGCATCGCCTGATCATCTACCTTGCCGGGGCGCAGATTGTGCTTCTGGCCATTTTCAAGCTGGTGTCGCCGGCGGAGGCGACGGGACAGGCCATGTTCCTTGTCGATCCCTTGGCCAAACTGATGGTGTTCGTGGTCAGCGTTGTTGGTTCCGTCATCATCCTTCACGCGTTGCCCTACATGAAGAATCATGAAGAGCACCTGCACCTGACGACATCGCGGCAACCGCAGTTTTTCGCGGTAATGGTCCTGTTTCTTGGGGCAATGAACGGTTTGGTTCTCACCAACGACCTGGGTAATTTTTACTTTTTCTTTGAAGTCACCACGCTGTGCTCTTTTCTGCTGATCCGGCATGACCTCACGGATGAAGCCAAGGCCAACTCCCTGCGGGCATTGTGGATCAACAGCCTTGGTGGTCTGGCCCTGCTGATCGGCCTGCTCTGGATCTCCCTGGATCTGGGCACGGTCAACATTCAGCAGATTCTGGCCCAAACCCCTGAAGCCGCCTTCCTGCTGCTGCCCATCGGTCTGCTGTGCTTCGCCGGACTGACCAAGGCCGCGCAGCTGCCGTTCCAGAGCTGGCTGCTGGGCGCCATGGTTGCCCCAACGCCGACTTCGGCCCTGTTGCACTCGGCCACGATGGTCAAGGCCGGGGTGTATCTGTTCCTGCGTTTTTCACCGGCCTATTCCGGAACGTTTTTTTCCACGACCGTGGCTTTCGTGGGCGGCTTCACGTTTTTGGCCGCCGCGGCATTGGCCATCAGCCAGTCCAACGGGAAAAAGATTCTGGCCTACTCCAC from the Desulfonatronum thioautotrophicum genome contains:
- a CDS encoding NADH-quinone oxidoreductase subunit 5 family protein, giving the protein MPDTLLFILVVVPFIAALGLYALRIESLRMVLVLATAVLLTGSSLALFSHETVAFSTTLLGVNPQPLIVLLDFVVLFIILAVGLSAKHRLIIYLAGAQIVLLAIFKLVSPAEATGQAMFLVDPLAKLMVFVVSVVGSVIILHALPYMKNHEEHLHLTTSRQPQFFAVMVLFLGAMNGLVLTNDLGNFYFFFEVTTLCSFLLIRHDLTDEAKANSLRALWINSLGGLALLIGLLWISLDLGTVNIQQILAQTPEAAFLLLPIGLLCFAGLTKAAQLPFQSWLLGAMVAPTPTSALLHSATMVKAGVYLFLRFSPAYSGTFFSTTVAFVGGFTFLAAAALAISQSNGKKILAYSTVSNLGLIIACAGIGTPAAIAAGMFLIMFHAVSKALIFLCVGTIEQRIASRDIEDMRGLYAIMPVTAIITVLGALTMILPPFGMLLGKWMAIEASAHNILLVIILALGSAITVLYWARWAGLFMSYPFKGRIYPESQPALTRLPLLGLIGGALLLSFYAPAIYNSLIYPAISVLPLALVDAVPATSWGILVLDRGSFPVIPLFLVAALGLFAAIYFYKLAGKVKPTGPYLSGAQTPDDPSAYAGPMRQSIVPSSSNYYLEKIFGEATINRWVNTAAIVLILLMLGGGL